The Methanomicrobiales archaeon HGW-Methanomicrobiales-1 genome segment ATCAACACCCACCGATCTCTTGATTCTCTCCCGCATGGAGAGTCCGCCTTCTTCTTCGCCACCAATGGCGATTACGGTCGGCTTCACGGAGTTTTCCAGCCTCTCGCGAAGCTTTCGGGGAACCTTCTCCATGTCGCTGCTGTTGAGGACAAGGATTCCAACCTCGCCGTCCTGCAGCACGCTGGTGATATGCTCAATGAGCTTGCCGTCGTTCTCCGCTGCATAGGTCTTGCGTATCCCTGCCAGCCGGAAACCGAGGATAAACTCACTGTTACCGATTACTGCGATCTCCATTTACATCACCAGGTAATCCACAATCTTCTCCGACGGGAGTTTTGATTCCTTGCCCCGTGCAAGCGCCCGCAGGTTGAAGACTTCGTATTTCTTCTTCTCAAGATATACGAGGATGGGGTGAATGGAGAACGGGTTTCTTTTGGACATCTTCTCCATCTGCGCCAGCTGCACACGGGTGAGCTGTACCTCGATATCATGGGCGCTTTTGTTTGCCTTCAGTTCATCAAGGAGCGTATGCAGGGTATCATTCCTGATGTTCGCCCTGATCATATCGACGAATTCATTCTGATCCTTAATGTTACTCAGGCTGGTAAAGTTCATGAGGGTAAGACTGCCACCGGGGATAAACATGTCACGGGAATCCTCCTCAATGCTATCCGCACGAAGCCGGAAGAGGGTCTTGACATTCTTGATGTCTATCTCCAGCTGGATGTAGGCAAGGAACGAAGCCCCGCCTTTTACACCGCCTTTGGCATCCCCGATAATATTGGCATAGAGGTGCTTGTAGAGCTCATTTTCCATGTGGGAGAATGATCCACTTTCCTTTGCCGCGGGATATTCACGGGCAAGGACCGGGTACATACGGTGACCCTTTAGCATCTCGATGATCCTGTCTGAACTCTCTTCAGTGAGCATCCGGTCCAGCACCGTCTTATCAAGGCTGCCGGCAGGGATAAGAATCTCCTTGATCTTGCCGGGCTTTTCACCCTGCATCTTACCGCGGAGGATCGTCAGGACATTCTGGATATCCCAGCGGCGGAGGTATACCTGCGTGAACTGCTTTAAGTTCCCGGGGGTGATCTCCTGGATCTTCTGGTATTCCTTTGCCAGATTCCAGCTAAGGCCGACTTCGATTAAGTCGATTCCCTTAAAGGTGGTTCCGAGCTCATCGATCTCCTGTTTGTATTCAGTTTCTCCAATGACACGGGTGATTTCAGAAACGCTCATGTTGAGCATCCGCAGGTACTCCTCCTTGGGGAGGAGTTTTGCCTTCCTCATCCGCATCCTGGTACACACGTAAATGTACGGTGCTGATATATTCACACCCATACGTGGCCCTCCTTATCCAAACAGGATATCTGAAGCATCTTTCAACCCGGATTCCCAAACCTTCGCAAGGAATGTGCGGTAGCTGTAATCAATCTGCAACGCGCCCCCCTCACCTTCAACCAGGATACCCCCGTCGATTCCGACAGGTTCCCCGACCGTGAATTTCGAGAACTCTGCATGCTCTGCGATAATTGCCTTTGTGATGGCGACATCGCGGGCATTGCAGTAGATCTTTCCGGAGGGGATCTCCTTTTTTGCCTCGGTGAGGAGTTTCTTGATGGCTTCACGATGGAAGCTTTCAGGGAGGGCTGCGATATCCTTGCGGGTAGCTTCGTAAACCTGATCGAGAAGCGCCTTCTGGGCGTTGAGAATCTCACGCTTGACAAGGAGGTTTGCAGCAGATACATCCTGGCTTACCAGGTGTTCTGCCTGCTTTTTGACTTCCTCTTCTGCTGTAAGCTTGATCGCTTCGGACCGCTTGGTTGCGGCAGCTACGATCTGGTCAGACTCAGCCTGTGACTCTGACCGGATCTTCTCCGCTTCGGATCTGCCTTTTGCCCTGATTTCTTCGACTACTGCTTCCAGTCCCATTGTTCTCTCCGTTTTATAAGAACAACAGAAGGAGACCGACGACGAGACCGAAAATGACGATGGTTTCCGGGATAACGGTAAAGAGCAGACCAAGACCGAAGAAGTCCTTGTTCTCGGCGATTGCGCCGACTGCTGCTGCTCCGATACCCATCTCAGCGACACCGGTACCGATACCGGTAAGACCAACGGCGAGTCCTGCGCCGATTGCCTTCATTCCAACCTGCTGTGCCTGGATCATTGCGAGATCTGTTGTTGCTACTGCTAATTCTGCTGCCATAATTTAATCCTCTGTAAATCTGCGTTTCATCCCGAAGGGGATGTACTTCTTGCCTCCACCTTTGTAGAACTTGGTGAAGAATTCAACATAGTGCAAACGAATCGAGTGGAGCCCGCCACCCAGCAAACTTAATGCGATATTGAGGGTATGCCCGAAGAGGAATACCCCCAGGCCTATGAGGATCATAACGATACTCATAATCGTAAAGTTCTCCAGTGCCGGATTGATGAACATCGTAAAGGTCATGTAATTCACGACCATGGCGATGGCAACACCCGAAAGACCGACTGCGACGAGACGGGCGTACGAGAGCACATGGGAAACGATAGTGGGCAATTCAATAATTTCTAAAACGGATTCCCGTGCAATGAGGATGATACCTACAAGAATGAGAATTCCGCCGATAATGGTTGCAGGATTCAATCCGAACCCGACACCCGGCACGGTCAGGACAACTGGTAGCCCGGTAAGATTGGGCATCAGGGGTACTGCGGCGACCGACCAGATGGCGAGGATGATCCCCCACATCACGGAAAGCCAGCCGAAGTTTGCCATAACTGCGAGAGTCCGGTGGTGTCCGTGGTCCTGCTTTGCATGGTTATACATGCCGATGAGCCTGCCCAGCGTAATGTGCAGGATACCAATCCAGATTGACAGGACCATCAGTTCCGGGATGTTTGGACCATGTCCCCCGTGCTCAGACATGAGGTGACGGGAGTACAGGACCGGGTTCCATCCCGGTATGGGAAATCCAAGGAATTCGCTGAAAACGAGACCAAAGAAGATAGCCGAAATACTGGCATTCCTGAGAACGGTAAGAAGCATGCGGCCCTCATCGCCTTTCAGGAACTTCCGGAGTCCCAGGGCCATAGCGAGGAATATCAGGCCGTACCCGACATCCCCGACGATCAGTCCGAAAAAGATGGGAAACACGATAGAGATCATCAGTGTCGGATCGAGTTCCGTGTACTTGGGTCGGGAATAAACATCCATGAGCACTTGCGTGGGTTTTGCAAAGCCCGGATTGTTGTATTCTACCGGTACGGTATCGTGCTCGAAGTCGATTGGCAATGCCGTGACATAGATCTTCCCTCCGGTAATCTTGACGAGAGAATCGGTCACAGCATCCACCTTGTCAGAAGGTACCCAGCCTTCTGCAACAAAGGTCTGCTTTGTTGTTGCAAACCGGAGCGGGGCTTCGGTCTGCTCGACTTCTGCTTTTAAAAATTCCTCGCAGGAGACAAGGAATTCCGTGTGCTTTTTCCTGACATCCTCGAGCTTTGTATTAATTTCTGCTATTTCATTATTCAGGGAAGTTATCAGGCCGGAATAATGATCGATCCGGGTCTGAGGCATACCTGACTCGTCCGGGACGGAAACCGACTGGAACGCTGCATCCGCAAGCGCACGCTCAACTTCTGTCTTCTGCTCGGACGGGAAAATGACTACAAGGAAATTCTTCTCTTTCCCTTTCGAGAAATACATCTCATTAGGGACACTTAAGGTAACTTCGCGGGGAACGTAACCGGCAATTGTCGTGAATCTCGTGTAAC includes the following:
- a CDS encoding V-type ATP synthase subunit I; this translates as MLAPKQMSRLLIAASRDQMAPVIAELYHHHLFHIEEFVEAGAEGYEGFKIGTPLSGASEKSADLIKIRAITSAISVAEDDVDSAKTCSQAELKTQIERELPGLEREVEELTVRRSKLHTRAKEYEQKIAEITPFVTVPVDLDLYHGYTRFTTIAGYVPREVTLSVPNEMYFSKGKEKNFLVVIFPSEQKTEVERALADAAFQSVSVPDESGMPQTRIDHYSGLITSLNNEIAEINTKLEDVRKKHTEFLVSCEEFLKAEVEQTEAPLRFATTKQTFVAEGWVPSDKVDAVTDSLVKITGGKIYVTALPIDFEHDTVPVEYNNPGFAKPTQVLMDVYSRPKYTELDPTLMISIVFPIFFGLIVGDVGYGLIFLAMALGLRKFLKGDEGRMLLTVLRNASISAIFFGLVFSEFLGFPIPGWNPVLYSRHLMSEHGGHGPNIPELMVLSIWIGILHITLGRLIGMYNHAKQDHGHHRTLAVMANFGWLSVMWGIILAIWSVAAVPLMPNLTGLPVVLTVPGVGFGLNPATIIGGILILVGIILIARESVLEIIELPTIVSHVLSYARLVAVGLSGVAIAMVVNYMTFTMFINPALENFTIMSIVMILIGLGVFLFGHTLNIALSLLGGGLHSIRLHYVEFFTKFYKGGGKKYIPFGMKRRFTED
- a CDS encoding ATPase, with product MIQAQQVGMKAIGAGLAVGLTGIGTGVAEMGIGAAAVGAIAENKDFFGLGLLFTVIPETIVIFGLVVGLLLLFL
- a CDS encoding V-type ATP synthase subunit E, with amino-acid sequence MGLEAVVEEIRAKGRSEAEKIRSESQAESDQIVAAATKRSEAIKLTAEEEVKKQAEHLVSQDVSAANLLVKREILNAQKALLDQVYEATRKDIAALPESFHREAIKKLLTEAKKEIPSGKIYCNARDVAITKAIIAEHAEFSKFTVGEPVGIDGGILVEGEGGALQIDYSYRTFLAKVWESGLKDASDILFG
- a CDS encoding V-type ATP synthase subunit F (produces ATP from ADP in the presence of a proton gradient across the membrane; the F subunit is part of the catalytic core of the ATP synthase complex), which translates into the protein MEIAVIGNSEFILGFRLAGIRKTYAAENDGKLIEHITSVLQDGEVGILVLNSSDMEKVPRKLRERLENSVKPTVIAIGGEEEGGLSMRERIKRSVGVDLWK
- the ahaC gene encoding ATP synthase A1 subunit C gives rise to the protein MGVNISAPYIYVCTRMRMRKAKLLPKEEYLRMLNMSVSEITRVIGETEYKQEIDELGTTFKGIDLIEVGLSWNLAKEYQKIQEITPGNLKQFTQVYLRRWDIQNVLTILRGKMQGEKPGKIKEILIPAGSLDKTVLDRMLTEESSDRIIEMLKGHRMYPVLAREYPAAKESGSFSHMENELYKHLYANIIGDAKGGVKGGASFLAYIQLEIDIKNVKTLFRLRADSIEEDSRDMFIPGGSLTLMNFTSLSNIKDQNEFVDMIRANIRNDTLHTLLDELKANKSAHDIEVQLTRVQLAQMEKMSKRNPFSIHPILVYLEKKKYEVFNLRALARGKESKLPSEKIVDYLVM